attttttacatttttcatGCTTTTAGATGTACAAAAAGTCAAAGAGGAGGAAAGACAAAGCCTTGAGCTATATTTTCAGACAGTTTGGATTGGATGCATCTCCTTGAGGAGTTTTACATGCATGAGTATTTGGATTGTATGAATTTAGAGTAACTACTAATTAATGTCTGTATCCCACATCAATGTGTAGGATGATGAGAAAGAAGGTGTTGAGTAGActtatgaaaacttgaaatGAGATCAGGAAGTTGCATGTAATGAGCAGAGGGATTACTGGTCTTAAGCAGGTGCATAAGGTAGTGGAAAAGCTGGATGTCGCAGGCAATCCTGAGTGCTCCATCGTAGGAGTAGCCGAACTCTTCCTGGGAGACACGAAGTAGGTCTTCAAACAGAGGATGATTCAGATAATTAGCTTCCATCTGAAACTTACATTGCAAGTGGATGTCTTTCCCAACGTAAACTCTAATGTAGCCTTCTGGGACATCTGCTGATCTCTGATGGAGGCTCCTCGCTCCACAGCCCCATAGCTTTCTTACGAttgaactcattttctttctcaagTATTTGATTTGGTTGTATTTGCATCTCAATCAATGACTATATACATGTGTTTAAAATGCGTGGCCATGGTtccacatataaaaaaaataatga
The sequence above is a segment of the Manihot esculenta cultivar AM560-2 chromosome 5, M.esculenta_v8, whole genome shotgun sequence genome. Coding sequences within it:
- the LOC122723676 gene encoding auxin-induced protein 15A-like, coding for MSSIVRKLWGCGARSLHQRSADVPEGYIRVYVGKDIHLQCKFQMEANYLNHPLFEDLLRVSQEEFGYSYDGALRIACDIQLFHYLMHLLKTSNPSAHYMQLPDLISSFHKSTQHLLSHHPTH